CCTTACTCTTGGATTGATAATATAAAAGTTGATGAAATTTGTGGTCGTGGAGGCCGTAGAATTTATTTAGATTTTACTTTAAAAGAATCTGATGAATCAATAAAAATATTTTTTGCTAAAGAGGATGTTGCTGAAAAAATTAAAGATTTTAGTTTAAAAACAAAGGCCAAAAATAATAGAGAAAAAATATTTAAAAATTAAATATGTTTTATAATTTTAGTATTTACATAATAAAATATTAGTAGTATAATCTCCTAAGTTATTATTATTTGAGGAGTAAATAAAATGTATAAAACAAAAGACGTCTTACTAACAGGTTTTGCACTTTTTGCAATGTTATTTGGAGCAGGAAATTTAATATTTCCTCCAATGTTAGGCTATGAAACTAATTCAAGTTGGATATCAACAATGTTGGCATTTACAATAACAGGAGTAGGATTTCCTTTTTTAGGAATTTTATCTGTTTCTATTGCAGGAAATGGAATAAAAGATTTTGCTAATAGGGTTTCTCCAACTTTTTCAAAAATATTTGCTATTATTTCAATTCTTGCAATAGGTCCTATGCTTGCAATTCCAAGAACAGGAGCAACTGCTTATGAAATAACTTTTTTATATAATGGAATGGAAAGTTCTATTTATAAATATATTTATTTAATTTGTTATTTTGGAATAGTGATTTTATTTTCATTGAGAGCTAATAAAGTAATTGAAAGAGTGGGTAAAATTTTAACACCAATATTATTAATACTTTTATTTTTAATAATTATAAAAGGAATATTTTTTGCTAATTTATCTGTAAAACCAGATATTTATCCTCATGCCTTTAAAAGAGGTTTCTTAGAGGGTTATCAAACAATGGATACAATAGCTTCTATTGCTTATGCTGGAATTATTTTGAAAGCCATAAAAAGTGGTAGAAATCTAACTCAAAAACAAGAATTTTCTTTTTTAATAAAAGCTGGTCTTGTTGCTATATTATCATTAGCTTTAATATATGGAGGCTTTGCACTTGTTGGAGCTAAAATGCACTCTGTTTTAGTTACAAAAGACAAAATAGAATTGTTAGTAAAAACAACTTCCTATCTTTTAGGAGGCTATGGAAATTTAATATTAGCAATTTGTGTTGCAGGAGCTTGTCTTACAACTGCAATAGGTTTAGTTGCTACTGTGGGAGAATTTTTTAGTTCCATAACTTCTTTTAAATATGAAAATATAGTAATTTTTACTGTGATTATTAGCTTTTTATTATCAATTTTAGGAGTTGAAAGTATAATTAGAATTTCTGTTCCTATTTTAATTTTTATTTATCCTGTTATGATTTCTTTAATAATTTTGAATTTATTTGGAAAATATATAAAGAATGATTATGTATATAAAGGTGTAGTTTTATTCACTGGAATTATAGGACTAATAGAGAGCTTAGAATCATTGGGAATTAAAAATTATTATACAAATTCAATCTTAGAAATATTACCATTTTCAGATTATGGTCTAACTTGGTTATTTCCTGGATTAATTGGATATATACTTTTTTCACTTATGTTTAGAAAAGTCCAAAGAATTGAAAATAAATTATAAAAGTAAAAGAGAGTTCGCACTCTCTTTTACTTTTGAAAATCCTCTTTATATTTTATTAAGTCTTTTCTCATAGTTTCAATATAATAAGTTGGCTCTTTTTTATCCAAATTCCAAATAAGTCTATTTAATTTATCAATTCTATTTAAGGATTTTAAAGCTAATTCCAATAAATTTTTATCTATCTTTCCTGTAATTTTTGCTTGACCAAAAGTAACAGCTAAGATTACTTGATCACTTTGTAAAATTATTTGTTCCCCTAGTAAACCGTTAAAATTTAATTTTGCTTGTGATTTTAACTCTTCATCTGTCTTTTCTAAATCAGGAGTTAAATAATCCATTTCCCAAATTTTTTCTATTATTATCCTTGGAAAATCAAAAAAATTTATTTTCTTTTTCTTTTGTATAACTTCTTGTAGTTCGTACAAAGCATCATTTCCTTCATCACTACCAAAAGGAGCTTCTTCATCTCCACAATCATAATAAAAATTATCTAAAAAATATTTTCTAAAAACTGGATGACTTGTTAGAGGATTTAAACCACAATCTTCATCATCAAAATAATAACGATTATTTCTATCAAATTCTGGAAACTCCTCATAACCTTTTTTCTTTTTTGAATTTATTAGTTTAAAGGCTTCTTTTTCACACTCTTCACTAGAATCAAATCCTTTTATTTCATATTTGCCAGTTGTCCCAATCTTTCCATAATTAACCATCATTTCAGAATCAAGTGTTTCTACAAGCCAAAATTTATCAGATTTTTCATTTTTAAAATGAAGTGTTTGTATCATAGTTTCCTCCCTTTATCCATATTATTTAATATAAACTATAAAAATTTAGAAATAACATCTTTTATCATTTTAGATAAAATCTCAAATTTAAAACTTCCTAAAAACAAATATAAAAAAGCAAAAATAAAAGCTGGCTTAATAAAAGCATTTTCATACTTTCTTTTTTTAATAAATGTAATAACAGAATAAACTAACACAAAATAATATTCTTTTATATCTGTCATATAAAATATTGCTAAAAATACACTTACTAAACTTGTGATAGTAAAGAAAATTTTTGTTGTTTCTTCTGAACAACTTATATCATTAAAAGGTATTTTTAACAAAGCTCCTCCATACCACTTTCTTGGAAATAAATCAAAAAGGATATGTATCGCTATTGCAGTGGAAAACCCTACTATAAAATATTTAAAAAAATAACTTGTTTTTGTTTCATATAAAGCTATAAAAATTATTGTAACAAAAGGACTGTGTGTCAAAATATTTCTATGTCTGAGTCCTAATTTAAAATCCCAATCTGGTAATTTTATTCCAAATAAAAATGAAACTGTGATAAGTAAAAAACCTAATAAATTTATATTGTATAACATCTAAAACTCCTAACTTTTGATAAAGTTATTATACTATAATTTGAAAATTTCTGAAAATATTTTATTTACAAATTTAGCATTATCTAAATTAGAAATGTGTCCTGCATTTTCTACAACAATATATTTTGAATTTTTATTTAATTCACTCATTTCTAAACTTTCTTTTGGTGGTCTTGGTTCATCTTCATTTCCAACTATAAAATATAGAGGACAACTAATCTTTGGTATAACATTAAGTTTATTATCTCTTCCAAATATAGCTCTACCCAAAGTTACTATATTCTTTATATTAGTTTTGTCAAAATTTTGTAATCTATTTAAAAAATTAAAATAATTTCTATTTTCAACATTACAGTTATTTTTAGCAAAAAACATATTTGCTATTTGAACTGCCATAGGTTGAGGTATAGTTTGATACTCTTCTATCATATCCAATAATTTAAAATATAAATTATGTTTTTCTATTCCTTCCTCTCCTGAATAGCTATCCATCATAATTATTGATTTCATATTATCTTTTTTTAATTCATATAAATATGGTGCTAACATTCCTCCAACAGAAAGTCCAATATAATGAAATTCTTTAATGCCTTTTTCATCAATAAAATCAGCAATATCTTTTGCTAAATCATTTAAAGAATATCCTTTTTTTAAATCAAAATTTTCTTTTCCATGACTTGGTAAATCAATAGCAAGACAATGATATTTTTTACTTAATAAGTCTATCTGTTTTCTCCACATTTCACTATCCCAAAGATATGAATGTATTAAAACAATTGTTTCTCCTGTTCCTTTTTCTTGATATGAAAATTGCATAAGTAATCCTCCTAATAATATAATTTTAAAACACTTTGTTATTATACAATATTATATAAATAAAAAACAAATATTTTTTTATTTTTAATAATGTACAATATTTTATACAAAACTATAAAAAAATATTGACAAATTTTTGGAAAAAATATATCATAAATGAAATTTATTTTTTAGGAGGATATGTATGAATGTATTAGAGGAAACAAAAAAAATTGAACAAGAAATTATTAAATGGAGAAGAGATTTACACAAGATACCTGAATTAAACCTTTATCTTCCTAAAACCACGAAATATGTTGAAGAAAAATTAAAAGAAATGGGAATTGAGTGTAAGACATTGGTAAATGGTAATGCAATAGTGGGACTTATTAAAGGAAATTCAGATGGTAAGACAATAGGACTTCGTGCTGATATGGATGCACTCCCAATTGAAGAAGAAACTGGACTTGAATTCTCCTCAACTCATAAAGGTTGCATGCATGCCTGTGGACATGATGGGCATACTGCAATGTTATTAGGTGCTGCTAAAATTTTAAGTGAAAATAGAGATAAATTTAAAGGAAATGTAAAACTTCTATTTCAACCAGGTGAAGAATATCCAGGAGGAGCTTTACCTATGATAGAAGAAGGAGCTATGGAAAATCCAAAAGTAGATGCTGTTATAGGGCTACATGAAGGAGTTATAGATGAAAGAGTTGGAAAAGGAAAAGTAGCTTATAGAGATGGTTGTATGATGGCATCAATGGATAGATTTCTAATAAGAGTTATTGGAAAGGGCTGTCATGGTGCTTACCCTCAAATGGGAGTAGATCCTATTATTATGGCTAGTGAAATTATCCTTTCATTGCAAAAAATAGCAAGTCGTGAAATAAATACAAATGAACCTATAATAGTTTCAGTTTGTAAAATAAATGGAGGTTTTTCACAAAATATAATTCCAGATATAGTTGAGTTAGAAGGAACTGTAAGAGCAACTAATAATGAAACAAGAAAATTTATAGCAAACAGAATAGAAGAAATTGTAAAAGGTATTACTTCTGCAAATAGAGGGACTTATGAAATAGAATATGATTTTAAATACCCAGCTGTCATAAATGATAAAGAATTTAATAAATTTTTCTTAGAATCTGCTAAAAAAATAGTTGGAGAAGAAAATATTTTTGAATTACCTACACCTGTTATGGGTGGGGAAGATATGGCATATTTTTTAGAAAAAGCATCTGGAACATTTTTCTTTTTAAGTAATCCAAAAGTTTATCCAGATGGAAAAATTTATTCACATCATAATCCTAAATTTGATGTTGACGAAAACTATTTTCACATAGGAACAGCTTTATTTGTTCAAACTGTACTAGACTATTTAAAATAATATTGAGGAGGGAAAAATGAAAAATATAAAACTACATTTTATTGCACTGTGTTTGGTTGTAATTTCAGAATATATAGGTATAGTAAAATTTAATCTTGGAAAAGGAGTTATAGCCTTATTTCCAATGCTATATGCAATGATTTTTGGAGTATTTACTAAGTTTTTAAAAATAGTAAATGAAAAAGATATGGAAGATGCAGGGTCACTTGTAAGTGTAACTTTACTTTTATTAATGGCAAAATATGGTACAACAATAGGACCTTCTTTTCCAAAAATAATTTCTGCTAGTCCAGCTTTGATATTACAAGAATTTGGAAATATAGGAACTGTACTTTTAGGAGTACCTGTTGCATTGTTTTTAGGATTAAAAAGAGAAACAATAGGTGCTACTCACTCAATAGCGAGAGAGCCAAATATTGCTATAATAGCTGATAAATATGGACTTGATTCACCAGAAGGACAAGGAGTTTTAGGAGTATATATAGTAGGAACTGTTTTTGGAACTGTATTTATAGGACTACTTGCTTCATTTTTAGCAGCATATACTCCTTTACATCCTTACTCACTTGCTATGGCATCAGGAGTGGGTTCTGCTAGTATGATGACAGCTTCTATTGGTGCTTTATCAACTTTGTATCCAGATATGGCAGATACTATTGCTGCCTTCGGTGCTTCTAGTAATCTTTTATCAGGACTTGATGGAGTGTATATGTCTATTTGGATAGCATTGCCTTTAACAGAATATCTATATAAAAAATTCAATAAGGAGGGAAAATAATATGTCATTAACATCTAATTTATTAATACTTATTATAACTGGAATTTTAACTTTGGTTGGAAATTTTGTTGGTTTTAAAGTTAGTCCTTTGGAAGCAGTACCAGGAATATTAATTTTAATTATAATTGCTTTTATTGGAATTTTATTGTCTAAGATAATACCTATTAAAATTCCAAGTGTTGCCTACATAGTTACACTTGCAACTATATTGACAATACCAGGAATGCCTATGGCAGAATTAATTTCTAATTATACAGCAAAAGTTAATTTCTTAGCATTGTGCACTCCTATAC
This Fusobacterium animalis 7_1 DNA region includes the following protein-coding sequences:
- the brnQ gene encoding branched-chain amino acid transport system II carrier protein; this encodes MYKTKDVLLTGFALFAMLFGAGNLIFPPMLGYETNSSWISTMLAFTITGVGFPFLGILSVSIAGNGIKDFANRVSPTFSKIFAIISILAIGPMLAIPRTGATAYEITFLYNGMESSIYKYIYLICYFGIVILFSLRANKVIERVGKILTPILLILLFLIIIKGIFFANLSVKPDIYPHAFKRGFLEGYQTMDTIASIAYAGIILKAIKSGRNLTQKQEFSFLIKAGLVAILSLALIYGGFALVGAKMHSVLVTKDKIELLVKTTSYLLGGYGNLILAICVAGACLTTAIGLVATVGEFFSSITSFKYENIVIFTVIISFLLSILGVESIIRISVPILIFIYPVMISLIILNLFGKYIKNDYVYKGVVLFTGIIGLIESLESLGIKNYYTNSILEILPFSDYGLTWLFPGLIGYILFSLMFRKVQRIENKL
- a CDS encoding WGR domain-containing protein → MIQTLHFKNEKSDKFWLVETLDSEMMVNYGKIGTTGKYEIKGFDSSEECEKEAFKLINSKKKKGYEEFPEFDRNNRYYFDDEDCGLNPLTSHPVFRKYFLDNFYYDCGDEEAPFGSDEGNDALYELQEVIQKKKKINFFDFPRIIIEKIWEMDYLTPDLEKTDEELKSQAKLNFNGLLGEQIILQSDQVILAVTFGQAKITGKIDKNLLELALKSLNRIDKLNRLIWNLDKKEPTYYIETMRKDLIKYKEDFQK
- a CDS encoding alpha/beta fold hydrolase, with protein sequence MQFSYQEKGTGETIVLIHSYLWDSEMWRKQIDLLSKKYHCLAIDLPSHGKENFDLKKGYSLNDLAKDIADFIDEKGIKEFHYIGLSVGGMLAPYLYELKKDNMKSIIMMDSYSGEEGIEKHNLYFKLLDMIEEYQTIPQPMAVQIANMFFAKNNCNVENRNYFNFLNRLQNFDKTNIKNIVTLGRAIFGRDNKLNVIPKISCPLYFIVGNEDEPRPPKESLEMSELNKNSKYIVVENAGHISNLDNAKFVNKIFSEIFKL
- a CDS encoding M20 metallopeptidase family protein, whose translation is MNVLEETKKIEQEIIKWRRDLHKIPELNLYLPKTTKYVEEKLKEMGIECKTLVNGNAIVGLIKGNSDGKTIGLRADMDALPIEEETGLEFSSTHKGCMHACGHDGHTAMLLGAAKILSENRDKFKGNVKLLFQPGEEYPGGALPMIEEGAMENPKVDAVIGLHEGVIDERVGKGKVAYRDGCMMASMDRFLIRVIGKGCHGAYPQMGVDPIIMASEIILSLQKIASREINTNEPIIVSVCKINGGFSQNIIPDIVELEGTVRATNNETRKFIANRIEEIVKGITSANRGTYEIEYDFKYPAVINDKEFNKFFLESAKKIVGEENIFELPTPVMGGEDMAYFLEKASGTFFFLSNPKVYPDGKIYSHHNPKFDVDENYFHIGTALFVQTVLDYLK
- a CDS encoding DUF3100 domain-containing protein is translated as MKNIKLHFIALCLVVISEYIGIVKFNLGKGVIALFPMLYAMIFGVFTKFLKIVNEKDMEDAGSLVSVTLLLLMAKYGTTIGPSFPKIISASPALILQEFGNIGTVLLGVPVALFLGLKRETIGATHSIAREPNIAIIADKYGLDSPEGQGVLGVYIVGTVFGTVFIGLLASFLAAYTPLHPYSLAMASGVGSASMMTASIGALSTLYPDMADTIAAFGASSNLLSGLDGVYMSIWIALPLTEYLYKKFNKEGK